The Cherax quadricarinatus isolate ZL_2023a chromosome 53, ASM3850222v1, whole genome shotgun sequence genome includes a region encoding these proteins:
- the LOC128692214 gene encoding adhesive plaque matrix protein-like, translated as MMSVTRTLLVVAAVAAAVLAEAEYPAPCYPETIYVTQYQTQVQQVPVYETVYKQEYIPTTYYHTHFNTQHKTLHHTQYVPKYITDVVYKTNVQYVTKYSTHYHTAYHTDYATKIKYIPKYITKTQYQTQYRTDVKYQPVYETIYKPKYFTKTYVKYHTQYETQLVPQYYTVTKTHQTYKTVCPKPVYGYGF; from the exons ATGATGTCCGTGACTCGAACCCTGCTGGTGgtagcggcagtagcagcagcggtacTGGCTGAGGCAGAATACCCAGCACCATGCTACCCCGAGACCATCTATGTCACCCAGTACCAGACGCAGGTCCAGCAG GTTCCAGTATATGAGACGGTCTATAAACAGGAGTACATACCCACTACATACTACCACACCCACTTCAACACCCAACACaagaccctccaccacacccagtacGTCCCCAAGTACATCACGGACGTGGTCTACAAGACCAACGTCCAGTACGTCACCAAGTACAGcacccactaccacactgccTACCACACTGACTACGCCACTAAGATCAAGTACATTCCCAAGTACATTACCAAGACCCAGTACCAGACCCAGTACAGGACCGACGTAAAGTACCAGCCCGTCTACGAGACCATCTACAAACCCAAGTACTTCACCAAGACGTACGTGAAGTACCACACGCAGTACGAGACCCAACTGGTCCCCCAGTACTACACGGTGACCAAGACCCATCAGACCTACAAGACAGTGTGTCCCAAACCTGTCTACGGCTACGGCTTCTAA